In Dyadobacter subterraneus, a single genomic region encodes these proteins:
- a CDS encoding ABC transporter permease yields the protein MLKNYFTTAIRYLLKQKGFSIINLIGLTIGMSVCYFALLFVRFELSYDTYHEKSDRIYRLVTDIKTDHGTDQLSSTATMAPAIQSAFPEVQASTRIFLDYLIIQKDKEQYSEEKVAYADSSIFSVFTFPLLSGNPKESLNVPYSVILSEKSARKYFGEENPVGKTLKVNGKEQAAVTGVMKDIPDNSHFKVDMLFSMSTLGEEWMQNSKRFFFYTYLLLPENQNPTVLEAKFPGFVKEHIDQSKGQYSLALEPLKSVYLDAKPRGSKTGSSVSGNRNHVYIFSFVAAFVLFIACFNFINLTTALSIQRAKEIGVRKVLGTTKGLLIFQFLIEALVLAFTSFLLSILFCSLFLPYFNDLAGKTVSTSIFQNPENLGILFLIAVIIGLLSGIYPAFFLSRFQPVSILKGGFISVSKGIAFRKALVITQFSISIILIVATFVVYSQLHFMQNQELGFKKDHMLVVDFQYDNKITNHEESIKDQLTKIPGVTAATISSSIPGKSNHIYPSKLENKSSDMQDFQLDTYFVDYDFLKQYEISVIAGRAFSKQFGSDLRETILINESAVKSLGYANPQEVIGKRFSQLNVNGLVIGVVKDFHFRSFQEQVQPLMLRISPGFFTFLTLNVSAENMPERIQQLEKKWKELVPDLPLVYFFADEAYNNQYRDEQRFGKLFIGFAAFAILISCLGLLGLSAFTITRRTREVGVRKVMGASVSGIVGLLSIDFIKMVVVSILIASPLAWYGMNRWLLEFAYRIEISPWIFVLAGFIALSIAIATVSFQAIKAALMNPVKSLRSE from the coding sequence ATGCTCAAAAATTATTTTACCACGGCCATACGCTATTTATTGAAGCAAAAAGGATTTTCAATCATTAATCTGATTGGTCTTACCATTGGTATGAGTGTCTGTTATTTTGCTTTGTTGTTTGTACGTTTTGAGCTGAGCTATGATACTTATCATGAAAAATCAGACAGGATTTATCGTCTGGTTACGGATATCAAAACCGACCATGGAACAGATCAGTTAAGTAGTACGGCGACTATGGCGCCAGCAATTCAATCCGCTTTCCCGGAAGTTCAGGCATCCACGAGGATTTTCCTTGATTACCTGATTATTCAAAAAGATAAAGAGCAGTACAGTGAAGAAAAGGTAGCTTATGCGGATTCGTCAATATTTTCAGTTTTTACTTTTCCATTATTAAGCGGAAATCCAAAGGAAAGTCTGAATGTTCCTTATTCTGTGATCTTGTCTGAAAAATCGGCACGTAAATATTTTGGTGAAGAAAATCCGGTTGGTAAAACTTTGAAAGTCAACGGAAAAGAACAGGCGGCAGTCACCGGCGTCATGAAAGATATTCCTGATAATTCACATTTTAAAGTTGATATGCTTTTTTCGATGTCAACATTGGGTGAAGAATGGATGCAGAACTCAAAACGATTTTTCTTTTACACTTATTTGTTGCTGCCTGAAAATCAGAACCCCACCGTGTTGGAAGCAAAATTTCCGGGTTTTGTAAAAGAACATATTGATCAAAGTAAAGGTCAGTATTCATTGGCGTTGGAACCATTAAAAAGTGTTTATCTGGATGCAAAACCGCGGGGCTCCAAAACGGGTAGTTCGGTGTCAGGAAATCGTAATCATGTTTATATTTTTTCATTTGTCGCGGCATTTGTACTTTTTATAGCCTGCTTCAATTTTATCAATCTGACCACTGCTTTGTCCATTCAACGGGCTAAGGAAATTGGTGTTAGAAAGGTTTTGGGTACTACAAAAGGTCTTTTAATTTTTCAGTTTTTGATTGAAGCGCTGGTTTTGGCTTTTACTTCCTTTCTGCTTTCAATATTATTTTGCAGTCTGTTTTTGCCTTATTTTAATGATTTGGCAGGGAAAACAGTTAGTACCAGTATATTCCAAAATCCTGAAAATCTGGGGATATTGTTTCTGATCGCTGTTATTATCGGCTTGCTTTCCGGCATTTATCCTGCGTTTTTTCTATCCCGTTTTCAGCCTGTCAGTATTCTTAAAGGCGGATTTATTTCTGTTTCAAAAGGAATTGCATTTCGAAAAGCGTTAGTCATAACCCAGTTTTCGATTTCAATAATTCTGATCGTTGCAACTTTTGTGGTTTACAGCCAGCTTCATTTTATGCAGAATCAGGAATTGGGATTCAAAAAAGATCATATGCTGGTTGTTGATTTCCAATATGACAATAAGATTACGAATCATGAAGAGTCGATAAAAGATCAGTTAACAAAAATTCCGGGGGTAACAGCGGCAACAATTTCTTCCAGTATTCCTGGCAAATCGAATCACATTTATCCTTCAAAACTTGAAAATAAAAGCAGCGACATGCAGGATTTTCAGCTGGATACTTATTTTGTCGATTATGATTTTTTGAAGCAATATGAGATTTCAGTGATTGCCGGAAGGGCTTTTTCAAAACAATTTGGATCGGATTTAAGGGAAACTATTTTGATTAATGAATCGGCGGTAAAAAGTCTGGGTTATGCAAATCCGCAGGAAGTGATCGGGAAACGATTTTCACAATTGAACGTCAATGGGTTGGTGATTGGTGTGGTTAAGGATTTTCATTTCCGTTCATTTCAGGAGCAGGTCCAGCCGTTGATGCTTCGCATCTCACCAGGATTTTTCACTTTTCTTACTTTAAATGTTTCAGCCGAAAACATGCCTGAGCGAATTCAGCAACTGGAAAAGAAATGGAAAGAGCTTGTGCCTGATTTGCCGTTAGTTTATTTCTTTGCCGACGAAGCTTACAATAATCAATACCGTGACGAGCAGCGATTTGGTAAATTATTTATCGGATTTGCAGCCTTTGCTATTCTGATTTCCTGTCTGGGATTATTGGGATTATCGGCCTTCACCATTACCCGCCGAACCCGTGAAGTTGGTGTCAGAAAAGTGATGGGTGCTTCCGTATCTGGAATTGTTGGTTTACTGTCAATTGATTTTATTAAGATGGTAGTAGTTTCCATTTTAATTGCTTCACCACTTGCATGGTATGGCATGAACCGATGGCTGCTGGAATTTGCTTACAGAATTGAAATTTCCCCTTGGATTTTTGTTTTAGCCGGTTTTATCGCTTTATCAATAGCCATTGCTACGGTAAGTTTTCAGGCAATTAAAGCCGCTTTAATGAATCCGGTAAAATCGCTGCGCTCGGAATAA
- a CDS encoding pyridoxamine 5'-phosphate oxidase family protein: protein MADKTLKDVSKIMKDIDICMLSTTTAHGALASRPMSNNGEVEYDGNSYFFTWEGSRASKDIEKNNHVNLGFQGKNDIYISVSGKAELSTERKEMEDHWLPELDQWFEKGLDTPGVVMIKVKADRIKYWQKEEEGEVKL, encoded by the coding sequence ATGGCTGATAAAACATTAAAGGATGTAAGCAAAATCATGAAGGATATTGATATTTGCATGTTAAGTACAACGACAGCGCACGGAGCATTGGCATCGCGGCCAATGAGTAATAATGGAGAAGTAGAATATGACGGAAATTCCTATTTCTTCACCTGGGAAGGTTCACGAGCGAGTAAGGATATTGAAAAAAACAATCACGTTAATCTGGGTTTTCAGGGTAAAAATGATATTTACATTTCAGTTTCCGGGAAAGCCGAACTGAGCACTGAACGTAAAGAAATGGAGGATCACTGGCTGCCGGAACTGGATCAATGGTTTGAAAAAGGACTGGATACGCCAGGTGTCGTGATGATAAAAGTGAAAGCAGATCGTATCAAATATTGGCAAAAAGAAGAAGAAGGCGAAGTGAAATTGTGA
- a CDS encoding RagB/SusD family nutrient uptake outer membrane protein, with amino-acid sequence MKKTLIYTILASGILTFSSCEQKEFLNPSAASETQVVNDVYGLVALANGLQYRYSVGGGGVVYSMISANGLTTKELLVLNAGNTDLDLLSKGSGNVQGSNAVITSLWAQSHLTKSNADIVLKNIDKAGDPALKSGILAYASIFRALALGDLAEFWQQAPIGTGTNITFNTREEVLKEAVATLETAAASIATTPPSSDFTTRVVNSIDMPNTIQALIARYSLMLGDYDKALTAANKVDLTKKSAFNYDDVSQNPIFFSSFGNRNVTEPISTALGLPDALKPDAADKRVNFYTQTAAPTKNLGTGFFTANTAQIPVYLPGEVMLIKAEVIARKGPLASAIIELDKVRTKTTDAWGIGAALPAYTGGTDAASVLTEIYRNRCIELFMSGLKLEDSRRFGRPATERNRDWYPYPTNERQNNTSTPADPAN; translated from the coding sequence ATGAAAAAAACACTTATATATACGATTCTGGCGTCAGGAATTTTAACATTCAGTTCCTGTGAGCAAAAAGAATTTCTCAACCCAAGTGCGGCCAGTGAAACGCAGGTTGTAAACGATGTTTACGGACTTGTGGCACTTGCCAACGGGCTACAATACCGTTACAGTGTAGGTGGTGGCGGTGTGGTTTATTCCATGATTTCGGCCAACGGACTTACAACAAAAGAATTGCTGGTACTAAATGCAGGAAACACAGATCTTGATTTATTAAGCAAAGGTTCAGGAAACGTGCAGGGCAGCAACGCTGTGATTACTTCACTTTGGGCACAAAGTCACCTGACGAAATCCAACGCGGATATTGTTTTGAAAAATATTGACAAGGCAGGCGATCCGGCATTAAAAAGCGGAATTCTTGCTTACGCATCTATTTTCAGGGCTTTGGCTTTGGGTGATCTGGCAGAATTCTGGCAGCAGGCGCCAATTGGGACCGGAACAAATATCACTTTTAATACAAGGGAAGAAGTTTTAAAAGAAGCGGTAGCTACTTTGGAAACAGCGGCCGCTTCTATTGCCACGACGCCGCCATCATCTGACTTTACAACGCGGGTTGTAAACAGTATCGATATGCCCAATACGATCCAGGCTTTGATAGCGCGTTACAGTTTGATGTTGGGTGATTATGACAAAGCATTGACCGCAGCAAACAAAGTTGATCTGACAAAAAAATCAGCCTTTAACTATGATGATGTTAGTCAGAACCCAATATTTTTCAGTTCGTTTGGAAACAGAAATGTAACGGAACCGATCAGTACTGCACTTGGCTTGCCGGATGCATTGAAACCTGATGCTGCCGACAAACGTGTAAACTTTTACACGCAAACTGCTGCACCTACCAAAAATCTGGGAACCGGCTTTTTCACTGCTAACACAGCGCAGATTCCCGTTTATTTGCCAGGAGAAGTTATGCTGATCAAAGCAGAAGTAATAGCCAGAAAAGGCCCTCTCGCTTCTGCCATTATCGAATTGGACAAAGTCCGTACTAAAACAACAGATGCCTGGGGAATTGGTGCTGCTTTACCTGCTTACACAGGTGGTACTGATGCTGCTTCGGTTTTAACTGAGATTTACAGAAACCGTTGTATTGAGTTATTCATGTCTGGTTTGAAACTGGAAGACAGCCGTCGCTTCGGACGTCCGGCAACGGAACGGAACCGCGACTGGTATCCTTATCCAACCAACGAACGCCAGAATAATACAAGCACACCGGCTGATCCGGCAAACTGA
- a CDS encoding SusC/RagA family TonB-linked outer membrane protein, with product MRKKVYLFIHHLRSLTVLAVVMLVSIQAMAQSYVIKGKVKDDSGQGVPGVSVLISGSNVGSVTDAEGTYSLNADLKPGNYSLNFSSIGYAPFSQNFTLGSQTSLVIDVTIKEAVAVLDEVVVTGSTIKSTRRQLGNSINSISSKELVNSGSANLFSALQGKVPGAQITQNSGDPSGGITIRLRGIKSLQGNSDPLYVIDGVILSNASVNVSQYALADQVGSAVVGTNRMADINPADIESMNIINGAAAAAQYGSRASNGVVLITTKRGKNGAPQINFSTSVSVNELRKKLKISTYGKQFGYSSLRLGTITGLTAAQIAANPGTTTTPITRDGVTANLATNEVDVQRYDYQDEIFRTGVGTDNALSISGGNEKTQYYASLSYMKNQGIVVGTDFQRYGLRVRLEQRLASWAKLSTGITYNNSFSNEKPNGNVFYSPINSLNITNNIYDITKRDANGNLQAVEPTRVNPLTVVEDMKFTQAVNRTVNDVQLNLTPLKGLNIDWVFGIDAFSQLGKNLIPPYPYATVSGLPAERYPKGFAANVNSTTFQYNNDINVSYERDLTPDFKLNVVAGTSYQNSKTDISSSSGQNLAPFIQTVSGAASTTVKANYTLDQFDLFGIFGQATFGYKNLAFITGAVRSDRSSKFSSSQSHQTYPKFSASFIPSDLDFWSKGSLAQVINTAKLRYSWGKSGNMTGIGSYDRFWQYNSVPFLGQNTILPSGTLANQNVRPEFMTENEGGVDLTFLNNKLTLGVTAYKQKITDLVVNRVLAATSGGTSAIDNVGEMQNKGYEVSLSYTPIQTKDFTWDVSVIYSHNRNKIIKLGSPLILQNTVSGAPSYLIEGQAASVFYGTFFARDENGNQKLTKQGLPQSQKGVQSVTDPLSYTASPVDAEGQPTTNTTVRKIIGNPNPKWTGSFVSNFTYKRIGFRFLLDAVQGMQVFNADRRTRQGVGIGDYSERELKGELPRGYVYSIYNTEEWRVDNASFVKLREISLSYSLPNILKNVKNINIALSGRNLISWDKYDGYDPETNAGGNSDLLRGVDFGNVPIPRTYQLKISASF from the coding sequence ATGAGAAAAAAGGTCTATTTATTTATACACCACCTGCGGTCTTTGACTGTGCTGGCAGTGGTGATGCTTGTGTCTATACAGGCAATGGCGCAGTCCTACGTCATCAAAGGGAAAGTGAAGGACGACAGCGGACAGGGCGTACCTGGCGTTTCCGTACTTATTAGTGGAAGCAATGTTGGAAGTGTCACCGATGCGGAAGGTACTTATTCGCTCAACGCCGACTTGAAACCCGGAAATTATTCCTTGAATTTTTCATCGATCGGGTATGCGCCTTTCAGCCAGAATTTCACACTGGGATCTCAAACGTCACTGGTTATTGATGTCACAATCAAAGAAGCAGTAGCCGTTCTGGATGAAGTGGTTGTGACGGGTTCAACAATTAAATCAACAAGAAGACAATTAGGGAATTCGATTAATTCGATCAGTTCAAAAGAGCTGGTTAATTCCGGTTCTGCGAATTTATTTTCTGCATTACAGGGTAAAGTTCCGGGTGCGCAGATTACACAAAACTCCGGAGATCCTTCCGGTGGGATAACAATCCGTCTTCGCGGTATCAAATCTTTGCAGGGAAATTCAGATCCTTTGTATGTTATCGACGGTGTTATTTTGAGCAATGCATCGGTGAATGTTTCGCAATATGCCCTGGCTGACCAGGTTGGTTCGGCGGTTGTTGGAACAAACCGTATGGCTGATATAAATCCGGCTGATATTGAATCGATGAATATTATTAACGGTGCAGCTGCGGCAGCTCAGTATGGTTCCCGTGCTTCAAACGGTGTGGTTTTGATCACAACAAAACGTGGAAAAAACGGAGCTCCTCAGATTAATTTTTCTACAAGTGTTAGTGTAAACGAGCTTCGTAAAAAATTAAAGATCAGCACTTACGGGAAACAATTTGGTTATTCAAGTTTACGTCTTGGAACGATTACCGGCTTAACAGCAGCACAAATCGCAGCAAATCCGGGAACGACGACGACACCAATTACCCGTGACGGAGTTACTGCAAACCTTGCAACCAACGAAGTAGACGTGCAACGTTACGATTATCAGGATGAGATTTTCAGAACAGGCGTTGGTACTGACAATGCACTTTCAATTAGCGGTGGAAACGAGAAAACGCAGTATTATGCTTCTCTTTCTTACATGAAAAACCAGGGGATTGTGGTTGGAACTGATTTTCAGCGTTACGGACTTCGTGTTCGTCTGGAACAAAGACTGGCGAGCTGGGCGAAACTTTCTACCGGAATTACCTACAACAACAGCTTTTCCAATGAAAAACCAAACGGAAACGTTTTTTATAGTCCGATTAACTCGCTTAACATTACCAACAACATTTACGATATAACAAAACGTGACGCAAACGGTAATTTGCAGGCAGTTGAACCAACACGTGTGAATCCGTTGACAGTTGTGGAGGATATGAAATTCACGCAGGCTGTAAACCGTACTGTAAATGATGTTCAATTAAATCTGACTCCGTTGAAAGGTTTGAATATCGACTGGGTTTTTGGTATCGATGCATTTTCACAATTAGGAAAAAACCTGATTCCGCCATATCCATATGCCACGGTTTCCGGACTTCCTGCTGAACGTTATCCAAAAGGTTTTGCTGCCAATGTGAACAGTACAACTTTCCAGTATAACAACGATATTAACGTTTCCTACGAACGTGATCTAACGCCGGATTTCAAACTAAACGTTGTTGCCGGAACAAGTTATCAAAACAGCAAAACTGATATTTCCTCTTCCAGCGGACAAAATCTTGCACCTTTCATTCAGACTGTAAGTGGTGCGGCAAGTACGACTGTAAAAGCAAATTATACTTTGGATCAGTTTGATCTTTTCGGGATATTCGGACAGGCAACTTTTGGATATAAAAATCTTGCATTTATCACCGGTGCAGTTCGTAGTGACCGTTCTTCGAAATTCTCTTCTTCGCAATCCCATCAGACTTATCCAAAATTCAGCGCAAGCTTTATCCCGTCTGATCTTGATTTCTGGTCAAAAGGAAGTCTGGCCCAAGTTATCAATACAGCAAAACTTCGTTACTCCTGGGGTAAATCCGGTAACATGACCGGTATCGGAAGTTATGACCGTTTTTGGCAATATAATTCAGTTCCATTTTTAGGTCAAAACACAATTTTACCAAGTGGTACTTTGGCCAATCAAAATGTAAGACCCGAATTTATGACTGAAAATGAAGGTGGTGTTGACCTTACTTTCCTGAATAATAAACTGACTTTGGGTGTAACTGCTTACAAGCAAAAAATCACTGATCTTGTTGTAAACCGTGTTTTGGCTGCTACAAGTGGTGGAACAAGTGCTATTGACAACGTAGGCGAAATGCAGAACAAAGGTTATGAGGTAAGTTTGAGCTACACACCAATCCAGACCAAGGATTTCACCTGGGATGTAAGTGTGATTTACAGTCACAACCGTAACAAAATTATTAAACTGGGAAGTCCGTTGATTCTTCAAAACACAGTTTCCGGCGCTCCGTCCTACCTGATTGAAGGGCAGGCTGCCAGCGTATTTTACGGAACATTCTTCGCACGTGATGAAAATGGAAATCAAAAATTAACAAAACAAGGTCTGCCTCAATCTCAAAAAGGAGTTCAATCGGTAACAGATCCTTTGTCTTATACCGCTTCACCGGTAGATGCTGAGGGACAACCTACTACCAATACCACGGTGAGAAAAATCATTGGAAATCCTAACCCGAAATGGACCGGATCTTTCGTGAGTAATTTCACTTACAAACGCATTGGTTTCCGCTTCCTTCTTGACGCTGTTCAGGGTATGCAGGTATTTAATGCTGACCGTCGTACGCGTCAGGGTGTTGGTATCGGCGATTATTCTGAAAGAGAATTGAAAGGCGAACTTCCACGTGGTTATGTTTATTCGATTTACAACACAGAAGAATGGCGGGTTGACAATGCATCTTTCGTGAAACTTCGCGAGATCAGCCTCTCCTATTCTTTGCCAAACATTTTGAAAAATGTTAAAAATATAAACATCGCACTTTCTGGCCGCAACCTTATTTCATGGGATAAATACGATGGTTATGATCCTGAAACAAATGCTGGTGGTAACAGTGACTTATTGCGTGGTGTCGATTTTGGAAACGTGCCAATTCCGCGCACTTATCAGCTAAAAATTTCCGCCAGTTTTTAA
- a CDS encoding DeoR/GlpR family DNA-binding transcription regulator, translating into MMKKERQMLIMKQINLHNRALSSDLSTLLNVSEDTIRRDLNELAEAGKLVKVHGGALSKSYQFNYSTTQAYASSAKQAIAQKAVSLIKNDMFIVIGGGTTVSELIHQIPMDITATFFTVSLLTALQLCDHANATVIFVGGTIAKTSQISSGGEVISRLADIHADLCILGANGISFNEGITETDMETVQVKRAMMKASKQTAILTISEKLDTVQRLRVCDLDEVNYLVTELEAGSADLKAYRRENLVIL; encoded by the coding sequence ATGATGAAGAAAGAAAGACAAATGCTCATCATGAAGCAGATAAATCTGCACAACCGTGCACTTTCTTCGGATTTAAGTACTTTGCTCAACGTTTCAGAGGATACCATTCGCCGTGATCTGAATGAATTAGCGGAAGCGGGGAAACTGGTAAAAGTGCATGGAGGTGCGTTATCAAAATCTTATCAGTTCAATTATTCTACGACGCAGGCATATGCATCTTCGGCAAAACAGGCAATCGCCCAAAAAGCAGTTTCCTTGATCAAAAATGATATGTTTATCGTAATAGGCGGTGGGACAACGGTAAGTGAACTGATTCATCAGATTCCTATGGATATCACGGCTACTTTTTTTACGGTAAGCTTGTTAACGGCTTTGCAGCTTTGTGATCATGCCAATGCAACTGTAATTTTTGTGGGAGGGACGATCGCTAAAACCTCCCAGATCAGCTCTGGCGGTGAAGTGATTAGTCGGCTTGCCGATATTCATGCGGATTTATGCATTTTAGGGGCAAATGGGATCAGTTTTAATGAAGGAATTACGGAAACGGATATGGAAACGGTTCAGGTCAAACGTGCCATGATGAAGGCATCAAAGCAAACGGCAATCCTGACGATTTCGGAAAAATTGGACACAGTGCAGCGTTTGCGCGTTTGTGATCTGGATGAGGTTAATTATCTGGTTACGGAATTAGAAGCGGGAAGTGCGGATCTGAAAGCGTATAGGAGGGAGAATTTGGTGATTTTATGA
- a CDS encoding outer membrane protein assembly factor BamB family protein encodes MKKIFLPAIVLMAVLLVSARLTINDKKKSSDIDWPEYLGGSDRNHYSTLTQINTSNVGQITKAWEYHSLDSGQVQCNPIIVNGTLYGVTATNQVFALDAATGKEKWKFKAGKGGGLNTNRGVTYWTSGSESRILYAYESWLYALDANSGKPIKSFGADGRVSLKKGLGETAKDKFVISNTPGTLFEDLIMMPLRLSEGPDAAPGNIQAFNVRTGELAWVFHTIPHPGEFGYDTWPKDVYKNTEVGAANNWSGMAVDKKRGILFVPTGSAGFDFYGGNRAGQNLFANSLLALNARTGKRMWHFQLVHHDIWDRDIPAPPNLVTIKKDGKTIDAVAQVTKAGFVYIFDRVTGKPVYPINEIKVPKSDIPEEKSWPTQPVPSMPKPYARTTFTESDINPHSADRDSLLAVYRKANKGMFHPFGKTPAIILPGFDGGAEWGGAAVDPSGIMYVNANEMPWIASLSPTPKDDELSNLSPGQRVYTLNCVVCHGPERKGNPRSGYPSLVDIGQRRERDYVSKLITSGKGMMPGFTSITGTEKQALIAFLFGDEKVEVSSADKEEKGPFVPYKFNGYNKFLDSKGYPAISPPWGTLTAIDLNTGKHVWQKTLGEFKELTAKGIAPTGTENYGGPVITAGGLLFIAATKDGMFRAFDKKTGKLLWQTELPAAGFATPSTYEVNGKQYIVVACGGTKLGTKKGDSYVAFALP; translated from the coding sequence ATGAAAAAAATATTTTTACCAGCCATTGTCTTGATGGCCGTTTTACTTGTGTCGGCGCGACTAACAATTAATGACAAAAAAAAGTCTTCCGACATCGATTGGCCTGAATATCTTGGTGGCTCCGACCGAAATCATTACTCCACTTTAACACAAATCAATACTTCCAATGTTGGCCAGATAACCAAAGCCTGGGAATATCATTCCCTGGATTCCGGGCAGGTTCAATGCAATCCAATTATTGTAAACGGAACACTATATGGAGTTACAGCAACAAATCAGGTTTTTGCACTTGATGCCGCAACCGGAAAAGAAAAATGGAAATTCAAAGCCGGAAAAGGTGGCGGACTCAATACCAATCGCGGCGTTACATACTGGACCAGCGGAAGCGAATCCAGAATTTTGTATGCCTACGAATCCTGGCTTTATGCGCTGGACGCAAATTCCGGAAAACCGATTAAATCTTTTGGAGCAGATGGCAGAGTGAGTTTGAAAAAGGGCTTAGGTGAAACGGCAAAAGACAAATTTGTCATTTCGAATACACCCGGAACGCTTTTCGAAGATCTGATCATGATGCCGTTACGGCTTTCGGAAGGACCGGATGCAGCTCCCGGAAATATTCAGGCTTTTAATGTGCGCACCGGTGAATTGGCCTGGGTATTTCATACAATTCCGCATCCGGGAGAATTCGGATATGATACATGGCCAAAAGATGTTTACAAAAACACCGAAGTTGGTGCCGCCAATAACTGGTCAGGAATGGCAGTAGATAAAAAACGTGGTATTTTATTTGTGCCAACCGGTTCGGCAGGTTTTGATTTTTACGGAGGAAATCGTGCCGGACAAAATCTTTTTGCCAATAGCTTACTAGCACTGAACGCAAGAACGGGAAAAAGGATGTGGCATTTTCAACTTGTTCACCATGATATTTGGGACCGGGATATTCCTGCACCGCCCAATTTGGTAACTATCAAAAAAGACGGAAAAACAATTGATGCCGTTGCCCAGGTGACAAAAGCAGGGTTTGTTTACATTTTTGATCGTGTAACAGGAAAACCGGTTTATCCGATTAACGAGATAAAAGTGCCAAAAAGTGACATTCCGGAAGAAAAATCCTGGCCTACACAACCGGTACCAAGTATGCCAAAACCTTATGCGCGAACAACATTTACAGAATCAGACATTAATCCACACTCGGCCGATCGCGATTCTTTGTTGGCCGTTTATCGCAAAGCCAATAAGGGAATGTTTCATCCTTTTGGAAAAACACCTGCGATCATTTTGCCAGGTTTTGATGGCGGCGCAGAATGGGGCGGAGCTGCGGTGGATCCAAGTGGAATTATGTATGTCAACGCAAACGAAATGCCCTGGATTGCCAGTTTGTCCCCTACCCCAAAAGATGATGAATTATCAAATTTAAGTCCGGGACAACGGGTTTATACTTTGAATTGTGTAGTCTGCCACGGACCGGAGCGAAAAGGAAATCCCAGAAGCGGTTATCCTTCTCTGGTTGATATCGGACAACGACGTGAACGTGACTATGTATCTAAATTGATCACAAGTGGCAAAGGAATGATGCCTGGTTTTACGAGCATTACAGGCACGGAAAAACAGGCGCTTATTGCATTTTTGTTTGGGGATGAAAAAGTGGAAGTAAGTTCTGCGGATAAGGAGGAAAAAGGGCCTTTTGTTCCATACAAATTTAATGGATATAACAAATTTCTGGATAGCAAAGGATATCCGGCAATCAGTCCGCCATGGGGTACTTTGACTGCCATTGACTTAAATACAGGAAAACACGTGTGGCAAAAAACGCTGGGAGAATTTAAGGAATTGACAGCAAAAGGAATTGCTCCAACAGGAACGGAAAATTATGGCGGACCGGTCATAACAGCTGGTGGATTATTATTTATTGCCGCTACAAAAGATGGTATGTTCCGCGCTTTTGATAAGAAAACAGGAAAACTATTATGGCAAACAGAATTGCCTGCGGCAGGTTTCGCCACGCCAAGTACTTATGAAGTAAATGGAAAGCAATATATTGTTGTGGCCTGTGGAGGTACAAAACTTGGTACCAAAAAGGGTGATAGTTATGTAGCTTTTGCCTTGCCTTAA